A window of Aeromicrobium sp. Root236 contains these coding sequences:
- a CDS encoding MCE family protein: MTSRDTTFAIAAIKLGIFTLVSVLVTAGLVVIMGGFGLGSQVEYKAVFTSASELTSGDDVRIAGVIVGKVKDVKIYHRDQALVTFKVQDDVPITEDTHASIRFLNLIGDRYMSLTEGKEGATRLRPSATLPVDRTTPALNLTELFQGFQPLFAALRPEDVNELSLNLIQVLQGEGGTVQQLLANTASLTDTLADRDQLIGDVITNLSTLMTTVDDHHQQLDELLTSMRSWFGDLSKDRKVIGSSLTNISAVSKSVADLLTDGRPLLKQDVAQLRRLFTVLAKPQNKAYLDKTLDELPSMLAKQTRIGVYGSWYNYYLCEFHGGVVLPSAIMDAMPAEARKQMTDFTIYSQAKRCQ; this comes from the coding sequence ATGACAAGCCGTGACACGACGTTCGCCATCGCGGCGATCAAGCTGGGGATCTTCACGCTGGTCTCGGTCCTGGTGACCGCCGGCCTGGTCGTGATCATGGGCGGCTTCGGGCTCGGCTCCCAGGTCGAGTACAAAGCCGTGTTCACGAGTGCCTCGGAGCTGACCTCAGGTGACGACGTCCGCATCGCCGGCGTCATCGTCGGCAAGGTCAAGGACGTCAAGATCTACCACCGCGACCAGGCGCTCGTGACGTTCAAGGTCCAGGACGACGTCCCCATCACGGAGGACACCCACGCGAGCATCCGGTTCCTCAACCTGATCGGCGACCGCTACATGTCCCTGACGGAGGGCAAGGAAGGCGCGACGCGGCTGCGCCCCTCGGCGACCCTGCCGGTCGACCGCACCACCCCGGCGCTCAACCTGACGGAGCTCTTCCAGGGCTTCCAGCCATTGTTCGCGGCGCTGCGCCCCGAGGACGTCAACGAGCTGTCGCTCAACCTCATCCAGGTGCTCCAGGGTGAGGGCGGCACCGTGCAGCAGCTGCTGGCCAACACGGCGTCACTGACCGACACGCTGGCCGACCGCGACCAGCTCATCGGCGACGTGATCACCAACCTGAGCACCTTGATGACGACGGTCGACGACCACCACCAGCAGCTCGACGAGCTGTTGACGAGCATGCGCTCGTGGTTCGGCGACCTGTCCAAGGACCGCAAGGTCATCGGGTCGTCCCTGACCAACATCTCCGCGGTCAGCAAGTCGGTCGCCGACCTGCTGACCGACGGCCGGCCGCTCCTCAAGCAGGACGTCGCCCAGCTGCGGCGCCTCTTCACGGTGCTCGCGAAGCCGCAGAACAAGGCGTACCTCGACAAGACCCTCGACGAGCTGCCGTCGATGCTCGCCAAGCAGACCCGCATCGGTGTCTACGGGTCTTGGTACAACTACTACCTCTGTGAGTTCCACGGCGGCGTGGTCCTGCCGAGCGCGATCATGGACGCGATGCCGGCCGAGGCGCGCAAGCAGATGACGGACTTCACGATCTACAGCCAGGCAAAGAGGTGTCAGTGA
- a CDS encoding ABC transporter permease — MSVLTEIRTSAVKSGRTRLETMGDQLLFYARALSWVPKVVSSYRKEVAKTLAEVVFGVGALSVIAGTVGVIAFLAFFAGTEVGLQGYASLSQIGVAKFTAFISAYFNTREVAPLVSSIALAATVGCGYTARLGAMRISEEIDALEVMGVPSLPFLVTTRMIAGFIAVIPLYTVALLASYLSPRLITVMIYGESAGTYDHYFRQFLPPVDILWSFGKMLVLAIAIILIHCYYGYTASGGPAGVGLAVGKAIRSSIVTVVVANFFLSFAIWGSTTTVRITG, encoded by the coding sequence ATGAGCGTCCTCACCGAGATCCGCACGTCGGCCGTCAAGTCCGGGCGCACGCGCCTGGAGACGATGGGCGACCAGCTGCTGTTCTACGCCCGCGCGCTGAGCTGGGTACCCAAGGTGGTGAGCAGCTATCGCAAGGAGGTCGCCAAGACGCTGGCCGAGGTCGTGTTCGGTGTCGGCGCCCTGTCCGTCATCGCCGGCACGGTGGGCGTCATCGCGTTCCTCGCCTTCTTCGCCGGCACCGAGGTCGGCCTCCAGGGCTACGCCTCGCTGAGCCAGATCGGCGTCGCCAAGTTCACGGCGTTCATCTCGGCCTACTTCAACACCCGCGAGGTGGCACCGCTGGTCTCGTCGATCGCCCTGGCGGCGACCGTCGGCTGCGGCTACACCGCCCGGCTCGGCGCGATGCGGATCTCGGAGGAGATCGACGCCCTCGAGGTCATGGGCGTCCCGTCGTTGCCGTTCCTCGTGACGACCCGCATGATCGCCGGCTTCATCGCGGTGATCCCGCTCTACACCGTCGCACTGCTGGCCTCCTACCTCTCGCCGCGGCTCATCACCGTCATGATCTACGGCGAGTCGGCGGGCACCTACGACCACTACTTCCGGCAGTTCCTGCCGCCCGTCGACATCCTGTGGTCGTTCGGCAAGATGCTCGTCCTGGCGATCGCGATCATCCTGATCCACTGCTACTACGGCTACACCGCGTCGGGCGGTCCCGCCGGGGTCGGCCTGGCGGTCGGCAAGGCGATCCGCTCGTCGATCGTCACCGTCGTGGTCGCCAACTTCTTCCTGAGCTTCGCGATCTGGGGCTCGACGACGACCGTGCGGATCACGGGGTAG
- a CDS encoding ABC transporter permease yields MGLSVASVVRGPGHIAAMAWDVLKLTFTTRFQFREYVEQAWFVASVTLMPTILVSIPFGAVIALQVGNLTGQLGAQSFAGATAVLATVREAAPIAAALIIAGAAGSAICSDLGARKMREEIDAMETLGIDPIARLVVPRALATVTVAVLMNGIVITAGIAGGYYFTVIVQGGSAGAFLASFTALATLPDIYVSMIKAAMFGFLAAIVGSYKGLSAGGGPAGVGRAVNESVILSFMLLFLLNSIITALYFQFVPQAGL; encoded by the coding sequence ATGGGTCTGAGCGTCGCATCCGTGGTCCGTGGACCCGGACACATCGCCGCGATGGCGTGGGACGTCCTCAAGCTGACGTTCACCACGCGCTTCCAGTTCCGCGAGTACGTCGAGCAGGCCTGGTTCGTCGCGAGCGTGACGCTGATGCCGACGATCCTCGTCTCGATCCCGTTCGGCGCGGTCATCGCGCTCCAGGTCGGCAACCTCACCGGACAGCTCGGCGCCCAGTCGTTCGCCGGTGCCACCGCGGTACTCGCGACGGTGCGTGAGGCGGCACCGATCGCCGCCGCGCTGATCATCGCGGGCGCGGCCGGCTCGGCGATCTGCTCCGACCTCGGCGCGCGCAAGATGCGCGAGGAGATCGACGCCATGGAGACCCTCGGCATCGACCCCATCGCCCGGCTCGTCGTGCCGCGCGCCCTCGCGACCGTCACCGTGGCGGTGCTCATGAACGGCATCGTCATCACCGCGGGCATCGCGGGTGGCTACTACTTCACCGTCATCGTGCAGGGCGGCTCCGCCGGCGCGTTCCTCGCCTCGTTCACGGCCCTGGCCACGCTGCCGGACATCTACGTCTCGATGATCAAGGCGGCGATGTTCGGCTTCCTCGCGGCGATCGTCGGGTCCTACAAGGGCCTCAGTGCCGGAGGCGGTCCCGCCGGTGTCGGCCGGGCCGTCAACGAGTCGGTGATCCTCTCGTTCATGCTGCTGTTCCTGCTGAACTCGATCATCACGGCGCTCTACTTCCAGTTCGTCCCCCAGGCAGGCCTCTGA
- a CDS encoding MCE family protein, producing the protein MLVNLVHDTPREHRRLWLAGVTYLVSIALLIGLSIAIYDKAFTSSTNVTVVADRAGLQLARFSDVRLHGALVGHVKSIASDGKRARITLALNPDSARTIPSNVEVQILPTTLFGRNYIELIPPKTGTATGQTLRDGSVVPHERVTTNVALQSILANLFPLLRSVRPADLNATLYAIAHGLQGKGDQLGDTFEVLDDYLNRVNVKLPTLKKDLSLLSEVSQTYDLAAPDLIRLLRNATVTAKTLTDKQGQLDRALGSITGLATTARVTLAENEKALIAQTQSGRPLLRLLDTYSPELKCVLVGLDRQRPNATNVFQGGIIHQTLELGAPQRTAYTAADAPEYGEVGHGPWCLGLPDNYKVPAPFLPLKDGSNKDDPDGGIK; encoded by the coding sequence ATGCTGGTCAACCTCGTCCACGACACTCCCCGGGAGCACCGACGGCTCTGGCTCGCCGGTGTGACCTACCTCGTCTCGATCGCGCTGCTGATCGGGTTGTCGATCGCGATCTACGACAAGGCGTTCACCTCCAGCACCAACGTGACGGTCGTGGCCGATCGTGCCGGACTGCAGCTGGCGAGGTTCAGCGACGTACGCCTGCACGGTGCCCTCGTGGGCCACGTCAAGAGCATCGCGAGCGACGGCAAGCGGGCTCGCATCACGCTCGCGCTCAACCCCGACTCCGCGCGCACGATCCCCAGCAACGTCGAGGTGCAGATCCTGCCGACGACGCTGTTCGGCCGCAACTACATCGAGCTGATCCCGCCCAAGACCGGCACGGCAACAGGCCAGACCCTCCGCGACGGCTCGGTCGTCCCGCACGAGCGGGTCACGACCAACGTCGCGCTGCAGAGCATCCTCGCCAACCTCTTCCCGTTGCTGCGCTCCGTGCGGCCCGCCGACCTCAACGCGACGTTGTACGCCATCGCGCACGGCCTGCAGGGCAAGGGCGACCAGCTCGGCGACACGTTCGAGGTGCTGGACGACTACCTCAACCGGGTCAACGTCAAGCTGCCCACCCTCAAGAAGGACCTGTCGCTGCTGTCGGAGGTCTCCCAGACGTACGACCTGGCCGCACCCGACCTCATCCGGCTGCTGCGCAACGCGACCGTGACGGCCAAGACCCTGACCGACAAGCAGGGCCAGCTCGACCGGGCGCTCGGCAGCATCACCGGGCTCGCCACGACCGCGCGCGTCACGCTGGCCGAGAACGAGAAGGCGTTGATCGCGCAGACCCAGTCGGGCCGTCCGCTGCTCAGGCTCCTCGACACCTACTCGCCGGAGCTCAAGTGCGTGCTGGTGGGTCTCGACCGGCAGCGGCCGAACGCCACCAACGTCTTCCAGGGCGGCATCATCCACCAGACACTCGAGCTGGGTGCGCCTCAGCGCACCGCCTACACGGCGGCTGACGCACCGGAGTACGGCGAGGTCGGCCACGGTCCGTGGTGCCTCGGCCTGCCCGACAACTACAAGGTGCCGGCTCCGTTCCTGCCCCTCAAGGACGGCTCCAACAAGGACGATCCCGACGGCGGCATCAAATGA